From Spartinivicinus ruber, the proteins below share one genomic window:
- the gbpA gene encoding N-acetylglucosamine-binding protein GbpA — translation MKKQYLSFIPFNLTQLALVSSIIIAQGVFAHGYVSQPESRSLKCKQGDNVKCGPVQYEPQSVEGPDGFPNGGPEDGKIASAGLSQFSQLNEQTVNRWNKTNLKPGPNKFSWHFTANHVTKNFNYYITKPNWNPNAQLSRSSFDLQPFCTIPGNNARPPVDVTHQCNVPNRKGYHVILAVWDVGDTVMSFYQAIDVNINGSTNPDPDPTPTNQWSDIGNINPTITLQPGDSVKARVFNDQGELPDMATELAINTTEDGNKNRWPYLLAKAINEKHTAIAAGHLDNKGNVVPAMGKNNVYAKKDSGITRVETQINKDQQPDPQVDVGGLQDQYIITNGQATVDFTLTTQAKLKVDYAIYSPDNSQVAFGSESIDNASKNIQTNIANAKPGKHTLVIKAKSQGIASSFMQQTYQFELIKDGGDKPNPGPSGDFDFKFPDGLSSYKAGTKVLQPKDGKIYQCKPFPYSGYCQQWSKYANQFEPGVGSAWQSAWDVK, via the coding sequence ATGAAAAAACAATACCTAAGTTTTATCCCATTTAATTTAACGCAACTGGCTTTAGTGAGTTCGATCATTATCGCGCAAGGTGTTTTTGCCCATGGCTATGTATCGCAGCCGGAATCACGTTCACTCAAATGCAAACAAGGTGATAATGTAAAATGTGGCCCTGTACAGTATGAGCCACAAAGTGTCGAAGGCCCTGATGGATTTCCTAATGGTGGACCAGAAGATGGAAAAATCGCCAGCGCTGGGCTTAGTCAATTCTCCCAGCTTAACGAGCAAACGGTTAATCGCTGGAATAAAACCAATCTAAAACCAGGGCCTAATAAATTTTCATGGCACTTTACCGCCAACCACGTCACTAAAAACTTTAATTATTATATAACCAAACCAAATTGGAACCCAAATGCACAATTAAGTCGCAGTTCGTTTGACTTACAACCCTTTTGTACTATTCCAGGCAATAATGCACGACCACCCGTTGATGTAACCCATCAATGTAATGTACCCAATAGAAAAGGTTATCATGTTATCTTAGCTGTTTGGGATGTTGGTGATACGGTCATGAGTTTTTATCAAGCAATAGATGTCAATATTAATGGCAGCACCAATCCAGACCCAGATCCCACGCCCACCAACCAATGGAGTGATATTGGTAATATCAATCCAACCATTACCCTTCAGCCTGGAGACAGTGTTAAAGCGAGAGTATTTAATGATCAAGGTGAGTTGCCAGATATGGCAACAGAATTAGCCATTAATACGACAGAGGATGGAAATAAAAACCGCTGGCCTTATTTGTTGGCTAAAGCCATTAATGAAAAGCACACAGCTATTGCCGCAGGTCACCTGGATAATAAAGGCAATGTAGTGCCTGCTATGGGTAAAAATAATGTTTATGCAAAAAAAGATAGTGGCATTACACGAGTAGAAACTCAAATCAATAAAGATCAACAGCCTGACCCACAAGTTGATGTAGGTGGTTTACAAGACCAATATATCATTACTAATGGCCAAGCAACTGTAGATTTTACTTTAACGACTCAGGCTAAACTGAAAGTGGACTATGCCATTTATAGCCCTGATAATTCACAAGTCGCCTTTGGTTCAGAGTCAATTGATAACGCATCTAAAAATATTCAGACTAATATAGCCAATGCAAAACCAGGCAAACATACACTGGTAATAAAAGCTAAATCACAGGGCATTGCTAGCAGCTTTATGCAACAAACCTATCAATTTGAATTGATAAAAGATGGTGGCGATAAGCCTAATCCAGGCCCCTCTGGTGATTTTGATTTTAAATTCCCTGACGGTCTATCCAGCTATAAAGCAGGAACCAAAGTGCTACAGCCAAAAGATGGGAAAATTTACCAATGTAAACCATTCCCATACAGCGGTTATTGCCAACAATGGTCAAAGTATGCAAACCAGTTTGAACCTGGCGTAGGTAGTGCTTGGCAGTCAGCATGGGATGTAAAATAA
- a CDS encoding universal stress protein, with translation MNLLSFNSVIVPIDFSEACVGAVETALAQVDSPEQVTLVHVKYPTTYITCGTAYVQLDEAEHKKQIEDHFQQFMQKHQWEALNWKLLTGKPGEEIVTYAKEINASVIIIPSHGYHGIKRLMLGSVAERVVRLAPCPVLVLRREEDD, from the coding sequence ATGAACTTACTTTCCTTTAACTCAGTCATTGTTCCAATTGATTTTTCAGAAGCGTGTGTGGGTGCCGTTGAAACAGCATTGGCACAAGTGGACTCACCTGAACAGGTGACCCTTGTTCATGTAAAGTATCCAACCACTTACATTACTTGTGGTACAGCCTATGTGCAGCTTGATGAGGCAGAACATAAAAAACAGATAGAAGATCACTTTCAACAGTTTATGCAAAAACATCAATGGGAAGCACTTAACTGGAAGCTTCTCACTGGCAAACCAGGCGAAGAAATTGTCACCTATGCAAAAGAGATAAACGCAAGTGTAATCATTATACCTTCTCATGGTTATCATGGCATAAAACGTCTTATGCTTGGGTCAGTGGCAGAACGAGTTGTTAGACTTGCCCCCTGCCCTGTTCTGGTATTAAGGAGAGAGGAAGACGATTAA
- a CDS encoding thioesterase II family protein produces MINNKQQPTKGYFDHDLLIADHNKLRLFCFPYAGGSAAIYRSWPAWLDSSISLCPVLLPGRGTRLNESPIDQIDCLINALFAVLADNIDKPYAFFGHSMGGLVAFELAKKLHQAGLRQPEHLFVSGRQAPHLSRKKRNIHDLPDNELKQAKAST; encoded by the coding sequence TTGATAAATAATAAACAACAACCCACTAAAGGGTATTTTGATCATGATCTATTAATAGCTGATCACAATAAGCTAAGACTTTTTTGTTTCCCTTATGCTGGAGGGAGTGCTGCTATCTATCGGAGTTGGCCAGCGTGGCTGGATTCATCAATTTCCCTGTGCCCTGTATTATTACCAGGACGAGGTACCCGTCTTAATGAATCACCTATTGATCAGATAGACTGTTTAATTAACGCTCTATTTGCTGTTCTAGCTGATAATATAGATAAACCTTATGCATTTTTTGGCCATAGTATGGGAGGGTTAGTTGCTTTCGAGTTGGCGAAAAAGCTTCATCAAGCGGGTTTAAGACAGCCTGAACACTTGTTTGTTTCGGGTAGGCAAGCCCCACATTTGTCACGAAAAAAACGTAATATACATGACTTGCCTGATAACGAGCTAAAGCAAGCTAAAGCAAGCACTTAA
- a CDS encoding retention module-containing protein, whose product MATAAQLKATPIGFVKKSYGEVYAYDTGGKQRSLKTGDEIYAFDTIKTHSGFIMVEFIDGSWMDMGAYDQLTFNESLFGKEALTALMMTEPDDVELIKEALIAGKDPTDISQPTAAGSPETEATIEDLGSVPPVVEHESPAILVAEDQPSISTTEIQQDVGQAQTFSEIEVDEPDKTVAVAPVSIIGSAADDIILGTSGNDLIQGGPGNDTITGGAGADGFIWNQGDDGTAIAPAIDTITDFSRSEGDFLNFSDLLVGENAGNLDQFLQLNFAGGNTTVNVSPDASGVVTQQVLLAGVDLSVDFGTADSATIVNNLLDEGSVVIT is encoded by the coding sequence ATGGCCACAGCAGCTCAGTTAAAGGCAACCCCAATTGGTTTTGTGAAAAAGTCTTATGGTGAAGTATACGCTTATGATACGGGCGGGAAGCAGCGTAGTTTAAAGACAGGCGATGAGATTTACGCATTTGACACCATTAAAACCCATTCTGGGTTTATCATGGTGGAGTTTATTGATGGTAGCTGGATGGATATGGGAGCCTATGATCAATTGACGTTTAATGAAAGCCTATTTGGGAAAGAGGCATTAACGGCTTTAATGATGACAGAGCCTGATGATGTGGAACTGATAAAAGAAGCATTAATAGCTGGTAAAGATCCGACTGATATAAGTCAACCTACTGCTGCAGGTAGCCCTGAAACAGAGGCGACGATTGAGGATCTTGGATCTGTTCCGCCTGTTGTTGAGCATGAGTCCCCAGCAATTTTAGTAGCAGAAGATCAACCTTCGATAAGCACCACTGAAATTCAGCAAGATGTCGGTCAGGCGCAAACCTTTTCAGAAATTGAAGTGGATGAACCAGATAAAACGGTTGCTGTTGCCCCTGTTAGCATTATAGGGAGTGCTGCCGATGATATTATTTTGGGTACATCTGGCAATGACTTAATCCAGGGCGGTCCGGGCAATGACACTATTACCGGAGGTGCTGGAGCAGATGGATTTATTTGGAACCAAGGTGATGATGGAACAGCCATAGCGCCTGCTATTGATACAATTACTGACTTTAGTCGTAGTGAGGGTGATTTTTTAAATTTCAGTGATTTGTTGGTGGGTGAGAACGCTGGTAATTTAGATCAGTTTTTACAGCTTAATTTTGCTGGAGGAAATACCACCGTTAATGTTAGCCCTGATGCTTCAGGAGTGGTTACACAGCAAGTGTTGCTCGCTGGAGTTGATTTATCTGTTGACTTTGGTACCGCTGATTCAGCCACTATCGTCAATAATTTACTTGATGAAGGCAGTGTTGTAATCACCTAA
- the yidD gene encoding membrane protein insertion efficiency factor YidD → MILIKAYQLAISPLLGRNCRFYPSCSSYALEALEQYGVIKGCWFALRRLLCCHPWHPGGYDPVPGIISNTAQTEESCVGQSHSLHGDKCSHKLNNSK, encoded by the coding sequence ATGATTCTCATCAAAGCTTATCAGCTGGCAATTAGCCCGCTATTAGGTAGAAACTGCCGCTTTTATCCCAGTTGCTCTAGTTATGCGTTGGAAGCGTTGGAGCAATATGGTGTGATTAAAGGGTGTTGGTTTGCGCTTAGGCGGCTACTGTGCTGCCATCCTTGGCATCCCGGTGGTTATGATCCGGTGCCAGGTATTATTAGTAATACTGCGCAGACAGAAGAAAGTTGTGTTGGTCAAAGTCATTCCCTTCATGGCGATAAATGTTCCCACAAGCTGAATAATTCCAAGTAA
- a CDS encoding DUF805 domain-containing protein yields MEQNNVYQSPNSDLSKEGQDEIYGDLNILNAKGRIGRVRLLVWGIMVGLLFIGLTVIVSVPFAAIGGAATLVGGGLTIILYVALLYFYVIYTIQRCHDINISGWFSILFIIIPFVYLVLYFIPGTKG; encoded by the coding sequence ATGGAACAAAATAATGTATATCAAAGCCCTAATAGTGACTTAAGTAAAGAAGGGCAGGACGAGATTTATGGTGATCTGAACATACTGAATGCAAAAGGCAGAATAGGGCGAGTTCGGCTACTTGTCTGGGGTATTATGGTAGGTTTATTATTTATAGGGCTCACCGTAATCGTTAGCGTGCCATTTGCTGCTATTGGCGGGGCTGCAACATTAGTTGGTGGAGGCTTAACGATCATTCTCTATGTTGCTTTGCTATACTTTTATGTTATTTATACTATCCAGCGTTGCCATGATATTAATATATCAGGTTGGTTTTCAATTTTATTTATAATTATCCCATTTGTGTATCTCGTTTTGTATTTTATACCCGGTACTAAGGGTTAA
- a CDS encoding M20/M25/M40 family metallo-hydrolase → MIRLIKGILASSIVATFLIQPVVAHTGDQEQKWITLGKDAALKIEKLIPGLLVERKKQSKSNDNAVSDNYVNLLEEKKKSTTIVVRAINTKRIGLLSIYMHRLFNRCGGFVVHSNYQAAQKHLKQTYGYLAKAKRRMLSETVADTYSINQQLLVTELLHQVAETQIRHTIAKLSAYQNRYYLSETGVSAAKFIKRQWAHLARNRNDVMVKLYNHDSYPQPSVIMTIPGKSKPNEIVIIGGHLDSINGGNPRLNSLAPGADDNASGIASITEIIRVLLNNDFYPERTIQFMGYAAEEIGLLGSSDIAAEYRDTNKTVVGVVQFDMTNFQGSTNDIVLMEDFTDSLQNQFLARLARTYLPDMQVGYSKCGYGCSDHASWTANGYPASFPFEATMDKLNQKIHSTEDTIAQSGGHALHAQKFAKLGVAYVVEMTKEQL, encoded by the coding sequence ATGATAAGACTAATCAAAGGAATACTCGCATCAAGCATAGTCGCCACATTTTTAATTCAGCCTGTAGTGGCACACACAGGTGATCAAGAGCAAAAATGGATTACATTAGGTAAAGATGCAGCGCTTAAAATAGAGAAGTTAATACCTGGATTATTAGTTGAGAGAAAAAAACAAAGTAAGTCAAATGATAATGCGGTGAGTGATAACTACGTTAATTTACTTGAAGAGAAAAAGAAGTCTACAACAATTGTTGTGAGAGCGATTAATACAAAACGTATTGGGCTGTTATCTATTTATATGCATCGCTTATTTAACCGATGTGGTGGGTTTGTCGTCCATTCAAACTATCAGGCTGCACAAAAGCACCTAAAGCAAACCTATGGTTATTTAGCTAAAGCAAAACGACGTATGTTAAGTGAGACGGTTGCAGATACATATTCAATTAATCAACAGCTGTTAGTCACTGAACTATTGCATCAAGTGGCAGAAACCCAAATCAGACATACTATTGCCAAACTATCAGCCTATCAAAACCGTTATTATTTAAGTGAAACAGGAGTAAGTGCTGCTAAATTTATCAAGCGACAGTGGGCTCATCTAGCACGTAATCGGAATGATGTCATGGTTAAACTATATAATCATGACAGCTATCCTCAGCCATCAGTGATAATGACCATACCCGGCAAGTCTAAGCCAAATGAGATAGTCATCATAGGCGGGCATTTAGACTCAATTAATGGTGGTAATCCCCGGTTGAATTCGCTTGCTCCAGGGGCTGATGACAATGCTTCAGGTATTGCTAGCATCACTGAAATTATTCGAGTTTTGCTAAATAATGATTTTTACCCAGAACGTACTATTCAGTTTATGGGGTATGCAGCAGAAGAAATAGGCCTATTAGGTTCATCTGATATTGCTGCAGAATATCGAGATACAAATAAGACTGTAGTAGGAGTAGTTCAGTTTGATATGACTAACTTTCAGGGCAGTACCAATGATATTGTGTTAATGGAAGACTTTACTGACTCCCTACAGAATCAATTTTTAGCTCGACTAGCTAGAACTTATTTACCTGACATGCAGGTTGGCTACTCAAAATGTGGCTATGGCTGTTCAGATCATGCCTCTTGGACTGCAAATGGCTATCCTGCTTCTTTTCCTTTTGAAGCTACTATGGATAAATTAAATCAAAAAATTCACTCAACTGAAGATACAATAGCACAGTCAGGTGGTCACGCCTTACATGCGCAAAAATTTGCTAAGTTGGGTGTTGCTTATGTAGTGGAAATGACTAAAGAACAGCTCTAA
- a CDS encoding ClpX C4-type zinc finger protein → MIDHSESENEEEGESTLFCSFCGKGDMELKNIIKGETGNICDECIELCYSMIDDEK, encoded by the coding sequence ATAATAGATCATTCTGAGTCTGAAAATGAAGAAGAAGGTGAAAGCACTTTATTTTGCTCGTTTTGTGGAAAAGGTGATATGGAATTAAAAAATATTATCAAAGGAGAAACTGGTAATATTTGTGATGAGTGTATAGAGCTTTGTTATAGTATGATTGACGATGAAAAGTGA
- a CDS encoding amidohydrolase: MLKTILLITILWLSCLSQAKELLIYNLNGYFLEKNQWQSFKAIHLNEGKVKAVYPNQADIPKTFQGKRLNGEGQTMLPGLIDAHGHIKGYALAKLQINLRNTISATDAVNKVMAYSTKHPHLQWLQGRGWNQVLWAGKQFPTAAMLDAVIKDRPIWLRRVDGHAGWANTKAMKIAGINRTTPDPDGGQIVRDSKGNPTGIFIDNAMDLISQYIPETSLQEELSLLPEALKRLAKVGLTSVHDAGINSQTATAYKTLVKQAQLPIRVYAMLSGSSKDYDQLLQAGPFESANDYLTIRSVKLFFDGALGSRGAALHTSYTDKKNHKGLLLYSPKQLLQLAKQAQHNGFQVNIHAIGDRGNSEALNIFQQLSPLNPHSSLRHRIEHAQVIQLEDIPRFAKLNIIPSMQPIHATSDKNMAEDRLGPQRIKGAYAWRKLTNHNALIAGGSDFPVEPANPFYGIHAAVTRQDHNNQPSKGWYPEEKLTVAEALKLFTYNAAYAAHQENKVGNLRPGYWADFILLDRDPFTTQKQTLWQTKVLATWVAGKPVYQQPITQLAKQ, from the coding sequence ATGTTAAAAACAATCCTGCTCATTACCATATTATGGTTATCTTGCCTTTCCCAGGCAAAGGAATTACTTATTTACAATCTTAATGGTTATTTTCTGGAAAAAAATCAGTGGCAATCCTTTAAAGCCATTCACCTGAATGAAGGCAAAGTAAAAGCAGTTTATCCAAACCAAGCTGATATCCCCAAAACTTTTCAAGGTAAACGGTTAAATGGCGAAGGTCAGACGATGCTACCTGGATTAATTGATGCTCACGGTCATATCAAAGGCTATGCACTGGCTAAACTACAAATTAATTTACGAAATACAATATCTGCAACCGATGCAGTTAACAAGGTAATGGCTTATAGTACTAAGCACCCACATTTACAATGGTTACAAGGAAGAGGTTGGAACCAAGTACTATGGGCTGGTAAACAATTCCCTACAGCAGCAATGTTAGATGCAGTTATCAAAGACCGCCCAATCTGGTTAAGACGGGTTGATGGTCACGCAGGCTGGGCTAATACCAAAGCAATGAAAATAGCCGGTATTAATCGTACAACACCTGATCCAGATGGTGGACAAATAGTTCGCGATAGCAAAGGTAATCCTACGGGTATTTTTATTGATAATGCAATGGACCTCATTAGTCAGTATATCCCTGAAACCTCATTGCAAGAGGAGTTATCCCTATTGCCTGAAGCATTAAAACGTTTAGCAAAAGTGGGGCTCACCAGTGTTCATGACGCCGGCATCAATAGTCAAACAGCAACTGCCTATAAAACTCTAGTTAAGCAAGCACAGTTACCTATTCGAGTATATGCCATGCTATCAGGCTCAAGTAAAGACTACGACCAATTACTTCAAGCAGGCCCATTTGAATCAGCTAATGACTACCTAACTATTCGTAGTGTTAAATTATTTTTTGATGGGGCTTTAGGTAGCCGAGGTGCTGCTTTACATACCAGTTATACAGATAAAAAAAACCACAAAGGGCTATTACTTTATTCACCAAAACAATTATTACAGCTAGCCAAACAAGCTCAACATAATGGTTTTCAGGTCAATATTCATGCCATTGGTGATCGTGGCAATTCAGAGGCTCTGAATATCTTCCAGCAACTGAGCCCATTGAATCCCCATTCATCCTTGCGCCACCGAATAGAACACGCCCAAGTGATTCAGCTTGAAGATATTCCTCGTTTTGCCAAACTTAATATCATCCCTTCCATGCAGCCTATTCATGCTACCAGCGATAAAAATATGGCCGAGGATCGACTTGGACCACAGCGTATTAAAGGGGCCTACGCCTGGCGTAAATTAACTAACCACAACGCCCTTATTGCGGGTGGCTCAGATTTTCCAGTTGAACCGGCTAATCCCTTTTATGGGATTCATGCAGCCGTTACCCGTCAAGATCATAATAACCAGCCAAGCAAAGGGTGGTATCCAGAAGAAAAGCTAACGGTGGCAGAAGCACTCAAACTATTTACTTATAATGCTGCTTATGCCGCACACCAGGAAAATAAAGTCGGTAATTTACGACCAGGGTATTGGGCCGATTTTATCTTGCTAGACAGGGATCCATTTACGACCCAAAAACAGACACTCTGGCAAACCAAAGTGTTAGCAACATGGGTGGCAGGCAAACCCGTTTATCAACAACCCATTACTCAGTTGGCGAAACAATAA
- a CDS encoding GlxA family transcriptional regulator: protein MNTRITLIAIEHMLGTSLTLPMEMLNAANATYQAYHKTRQHPLEIIVGSWDGQPVAITGGLSITPHCSLSEIKTTDLIIIPGLWRNPQTTIHNHPSLIKWLQQQYQQQATLCAAGTGVCLIAEAGLLENQPATTHWYYFDAFSRRYPNIELCRHHLITHSERIYCAGSVNSIADLTVHLVGKLLGEKIATRVEQQFSREIRRPYETSYYSFEDTRNHQDEVIIEAQQWIAAHHCEAFEWKRLAEQLQMSLRTFNRRFKAATHQTPSTYLQKIRIQAAKELLNHTNLTIAEISDVVGFNDESYFARTFKKHALASPSDYRHQVRGKLFSLA from the coding sequence ATGAACACCCGAATTACCCTGATTGCCATTGAGCACATGCTAGGCACCAGTTTAACCTTACCCATGGAAATGCTGAATGCAGCCAATGCCACTTATCAGGCTTATCATAAAACCCGCCAACATCCTCTAGAAATCATAGTTGGCAGTTGGGATGGGCAACCCGTTGCTATTACAGGTGGGCTAAGCATCACACCGCATTGCTCACTTAGTGAGATTAAAACAACTGATCTAATCATTATTCCTGGCCTGTGGCGAAATCCTCAAACCACAATTCATAATCACCCGTCATTGATTAAATGGCTACAACAGCAATATCAACAACAAGCAACTTTGTGTGCGGCCGGTACTGGGGTCTGTCTGATCGCCGAAGCTGGTTTATTGGAAAACCAGCCTGCCACCACCCACTGGTATTATTTCGATGCTTTTAGTCGCCGTTATCCCAATATTGAACTATGCCGTCACCATTTAATCACCCACAGTGAGCGAATCTATTGCGCAGGCAGTGTCAATTCTATTGCAGATTTAACCGTGCATTTAGTTGGTAAATTGTTGGGTGAAAAAATTGCTACGCGAGTTGAACAACAGTTTTCCCGGGAAATTCGCCGACCTTACGAGACCTCTTACTACTCTTTTGAAGACACCCGTAACCATCAAGATGAAGTCATCATCGAAGCGCAACAATGGATAGCAGCCCACCATTGTGAAGCCTTTGAATGGAAGCGGCTAGCCGAACAGTTACAAATGAGCTTACGTACCTTCAATCGACGCTTTAAAGCCGCCACCCACCAAACACCATCGACTTATTTACAGAAAATTAGAATTCAAGCGGCCAAAGAACTACTCAACCACACGAATCTGACCATTGCTGAAATTTCCGATGTCGTTGGTTTTAATGATGAAAGCTACTTTGCGCGAACCTTCAAAAAACATGCTTTAGCAAGCCCAAGCGATTACCGACATCAAGTGAGAGGTAAGTTATTTTCGCTTGCCTAA
- a CDS encoding beta-ketoacyl synthase, giving the protein MSRLPVIVGMGGINSAGRTSLHHGYKRLVIDQLAHADADSTWQSLAQLMGIHYQADQQDYIKQHTLIRRIESSYFDTEQLSYHQAEHFQAGNSVVLAKRKLPVDIPAHWQVEAVDERHVKVTFTDNQAWLLPATRQATVRAAGQLPSGFRPDQLYPSRNHPRGLQLTVYGASDALGSLGIDWQQVMQLVKPDQVAVYAGSGMSQLDYNGNGGMLKAQLLGKRVTSKQCPLGMAEMPADFINAYLLGSVGNTGTSMGACATFLYNLKNGIDDIRSGRCRVAVVGNAEAPLLPEVFDGYGTMGALATDNELRALDKLAADHPLNYQRACRPFGENCGFTLAESAQFVVLFDDELALELGANVLGAVGDVFVNADGFKKSISSPGVGNYLTVAKAMASARAILGEEALRLRSFVQAHGTGTPQNRVTESHILDKAAEVFGITDWPITAVKAFVGHSIAAAAGDQLASTLGVWQYGVLPGITTIDKPAADVYQKHLKLNTQHQTLDKTALDIALLNSKGFGGNNATAFILAPHITQQMLQKKHGKAAYQHYLKANEQVQANVEAYDQRCITNQQQPVYQFGEGVIDGEAIQFDSQTIRLPGFEHEVSLDLENPYPDMV; this is encoded by the coding sequence TTGTCTAGACTTCCTGTCATTGTTGGTATGGGGGGTATTAACTCCGCCGGCCGTACCTCACTACATCATGGTTACAAGCGTTTAGTCATTGACCAGCTGGCTCATGCAGATGCCGATAGCACTTGGCAAAGCTTGGCACAACTGATGGGTATACATTATCAGGCTGATCAACAGGATTATATCAAGCAGCACACGCTTATTCGCCGGATAGAGTCCAGTTATTTTGATACAGAACAACTGTCTTATCATCAAGCCGAGCATTTTCAGGCGGGTAACAGTGTGGTGTTGGCTAAACGAAAGCTGCCGGTTGATATTCCTGCGCACTGGCAAGTTGAAGCAGTTGATGAACGCCATGTCAAAGTAACGTTTACGGATAATCAAGCTTGGCTATTACCTGCTACTCGGCAAGCGACTGTTCGTGCGGCAGGGCAATTACCCAGCGGCTTTCGGCCTGATCAACTCTACCCATCCCGCAATCATCCACGGGGCTTACAGCTAACCGTTTATGGGGCATCTGATGCACTGGGCTCATTGGGTATCGATTGGCAGCAGGTTATGCAACTAGTCAAGCCTGATCAGGTAGCTGTTTATGCAGGCAGTGGCATGAGCCAATTGGATTACAATGGCAATGGCGGCATGTTAAAGGCTCAACTATTGGGCAAACGTGTCACATCAAAGCAATGCCCTTTAGGGATGGCGGAAATGCCAGCGGATTTTATTAATGCTTATTTATTAGGAAGTGTTGGTAATACTGGTACTAGCATGGGGGCTTGTGCCACTTTCTTATATAACCTGAAAAATGGTATAGACGACATTCGTAGTGGACGTTGCCGGGTAGCCGTTGTGGGTAATGCTGAAGCCCCTTTGCTACCTGAGGTTTTTGATGGCTATGGCACCATGGGGGCATTAGCAACAGACAACGAGTTACGTGCTTTAGATAAGTTAGCAGCCGACCATCCATTAAATTATCAACGTGCTTGCCGACCTTTTGGGGAAAATTGTGGCTTTACCTTGGCAGAGTCTGCTCAATTTGTTGTGTTATTTGATGATGAGCTGGCGTTGGAGCTGGGTGCTAATGTATTAGGGGCAGTCGGCGATGTGTTTGTTAATGCTGATGGTTTTAAAAAATCCATTTCCAGCCCGGGAGTTGGTAATTACTTGACTGTGGCTAAAGCGATGGCATCTGCTCGTGCTATTTTAGGTGAAGAAGCGCTACGGTTAAGAAGCTTTGTCCAGGCTCATGGAACGGGTACACCACAAAATCGGGTAACAGAATCGCATATTTTAGATAAGGCTGCTGAAGTGTTTGGCATTACGGATTGGCCCATTACAGCAGTAAAAGCGTTTGTTGGACACTCTATTGCAGCGGCAGCAGGTGACCAGTTAGCCAGCACGTTAGGGGTATGGCAATATGGAGTATTACCAGGCATTACTACTATTGATAAGCCAGCAGCCGATGTTTACCAAAAACACTTGAAACTTAATACCCAGCATCAAACATTGGATAAAACAGCACTGGATATTGCGCTGCTCAATTCTAAAGGGTTTGGTGGTAATAACGCCACAGCATTTATTTTGGCACCTCATATTACCCAGCAAATGCTACAGAAAAAACATGGTAAAGCAGCTTATCAACATTATTTAAAAGCTAACGAACAAGTACAGGCCAATGTAGAAGCATACGACCAGCGTTGTATTACTAATCAACAACAGCCGGTTTATCAGTTTGGAGAAGGGGTTATTGATGGAGAAGCTATCCAGTTTGATTCGCAAACGATCCGTTTGCCTGGGTTTGAACACGAAGTTTCATTGGATTTAGAAAACCCTTATCCTGATATGGTTTAA
- a CDS encoding thioesterase II family protein, with protein MELMLPVVRADLKLVETYAYQPLGSLLTMPITAFTGIDDVDIPLVDVIEWQKLTQNKFSYYELSGDHFFVHQMGYEICGVINQQLC; from the coding sequence ATGGAACTCATGCTACCAGTTGTGCGTGCTGACTTAAAATTAGTCGAAACGTATGCGTATCAGCCATTAGGATCATTATTGACTATGCCCATTACTGCTTTTACAGGTATTGATGATGTTGATATTCCATTGGTTGATGTTATTGAATGGCAAAAATTGACGCAAAATAAATTCAGCTATTATGAGTTATCAGGTGATCATTTTTTTGTTCATCAGATGGGGTATGAAATTTGTGGAGTTATTAACCAGCAATTGTGTTAA